In the genome of Mytilus edulis chromosome 3, xbMytEdul2.2, whole genome shotgun sequence, one region contains:
- the LOC139516857 gene encoding cytosolic phospholipase A2-like isoform X7: MFDPYQVFEVEHRPCLILTVKVVRGKNITHGWYDYVDTPDPYIILNVKTSPEGRRRTETKDNEVNPVWNEEFTFLIDDRETNKLQMILMEANYGNLDQVIGEVYFDLKELPLKTRVNKIFSFNEKSEVEFEFETHFDENPTLRYSLCLCDEEKEFIEHRTEKVMKTMKDLLGDKAPETREETPRIAVIGSGGGFRAMVGMSGVLKALADSKILDCVTFLGGLSGSSWYISTLYSHQDWPTMNPGAMQEELKNNIDSSLLWLLTPLSIKRYIDRILVKRQNGQPVSFTDIFGHLVGETLVKDRLHTKLTDLQDKIAGGAAPMPLMTCVNVKADRSARSFHEWVEFNPFEIGMPKYGTFMKTELFGSKFFMGKLCTEYEEQPLHFLQGIWGSAFCILFKRLLDDNKKLDPVEMIRQEMVKQIEQSREDESSDSSDESDETEVEEKPRSSRQFTFDVPQTNGAKENGQAPKRQTTKRRTKQKGYWNNFLSNILENKRFEVLNTRAGRAGVVHNFMRGLSLTKTFPLSPFTPDTANKDTDDFDGIHELHPTNVKHLYMVDAGLTFNSPFPLVLRPQRAVDIILSFDFSARPGDQSPPFKEILLAEKWARLNKLPFPPIDVTVFDREGMKELYIFKHPTDPHCPVVLHFVLVNIDFREFTKPGVRRTAKEKEFADFDIFDDPATPYSTFNFKYTHDAFEKLSKLTEFNTLSNIDAIKTAMLNTIEKKRTTPPKIPIQLNEVSRLRRVSKKNKAKLSRYLSRLSSCRDSRTSVTIEEEEENDENGHRKISKTLSDAPIICKKPGLERKMAVSERKRRTNKSIGGLGGLSSPREEDESDELDSSNASVKLRTIGGRKRKDGTFHDAHDHWSMNRCNSIQSDEEDDQFYSMASS; this comes from the exons GTAGAACATCGACCATGTTTAATTCTCACCGTCAAAGTCGTCAGAGGCAAAAATATAACACATGGATGGTATGATTAcg TTGATACACCCGACCCTTATATTATACTTAATGTGAAGACCTCACCAGAGGGTCGTCGTCGGACTGAAACAAAGGATAATGAGGTCAATCCGGTATGGAACGAAGAATTCACATTTCTCATTGATGATAGAGAAACTAATAAACTAC AAATGATATTAATGGAGGCTAATTACGGCAATCTTGACCAAGTGATTGGAGAAGTATACTTTGATCTCAAGGAACTTCCATTAAAAACCAGagtcaacaaaatattttcatttaatgag aaaTCTGAAGTAGAATTTGAGTTTGAAACACACTTCGA TGAGAATCCAACTCTGCGATACAGTTTATGTTTATGTGACGAAGAAAAAGAATTCATAGAACACAGAACCGAGAAAGTAATGAAAACAATGAAGGATTTGCTTGGAGATAAAGCACCAGAAACAAGAGAGGAG ACTCCGAGAATCGCTGTTATTGGTTCAGGTGGTGGTTTTAGGGCTATGGTTGGTATGAGTGGTGTCCTCAAAGCCCTAGCAGATTCTAAAATATTGGACTGTGTTACATTTTTAGGTGGACTGTCAGGTTCTTCTTG GTACATCTCTACCTTATATTCACACCAAGACTGGCCAACAATGAACCCTGGTGCTATGCAAGAAGAACTGAAAAACAATATAGATTCTAGTCTTCTATGGTTACTTACGCCATTGAGTATAAAACGTTACATTGATCGGATACTTGTTAAACGTCAAAATGGGCAACCAGTTAGCTTCACGGATATATTTGGACACTTAGTTGGAGAAACATTGGTAAAAGAT AGGTTGCATACAAAACTTACAGACTTGCAAGACAAAATAGCAGGCGGAGCAGCACCAATGCCTTTAATGACATGTGTTAATGTAAAAGCAGATAGATCTGCTAGAAGTTTTCACG AATGGGTCGAATTTAATCCATTTGAAATTGGAATGCCAAAATATGGCACATTTATGAAAACAGAATTGTTCGGAAGTAAATTTTTCATGGGAAAGTTATGTACTGAATACGAAGAACAACCACTGCATTTTTTACAAG GCATTTGGGGCAGTGCCTTCTGCATTTTATTCAAACGTTTATTGGATGACAATAAAAAGCTTGATCCAGTGGAAATGATCAGACAAGAAATGG TTAAACAGATCGAGCAAAGCAGGGAGGATGAAAGTAGTGACAGTAGTGATGAAAGCGATGAAACAGAAGTAGAAGAAAAACCACGGAGTTCTCGTCAGTTTACATTTGACGTACCACAAACTAATGGAGCTAAAGAGAATGGCCAAGCACCAAAACGACAAACCACAAAACGAAGAACTAAACAAAAGGGTTATTGGAATAATTTTCTCAGCAATATTTTGGAAAA CAAACGTTTTGAAGTGTTGAACACCAGAGCAGGGCGAGCTGGTGTAGTACATAATTTCATGAGAGGATTGTCACTTACCAAAACCTTCCCACTGTCTCCTTTTACTCCAGATACTGCAAACAAAGATACTG ATGATTTTGATGGAATCCATGAACTGCATCCAACCAATGTTAAACATTTGTATATGGTTGATGCAGGGTTAACGTTTAACTCACCCTTCCCTCTTGTCCTGAGACCACAGAGAGCTGTAGATATCATTCTATCCTTTGATTTTAGTGCCAGGCCTGGAGATCAGTCACCACCATTTAAG gaAATTCTGCTGGCAGAAAAATGGGCAAGACTTAATAAATTACCTTTCCCGCCAATTGATGTCACCGTGTTTGATAGAGAAGGAATGAAAGAGTTGTACATATTCAAGCATccaactgaccctcattgtccaGTAGTATTACATTTTGTCCTGGTGAATATTGACTTCAGAGAATTCACAAAACCTG GTGTCCGAAGAACAGCGAAGGAAAAAGAATTTGccgattttgacatttttgacgACCCTGCAACACCATATTcaacatttaatttcaaatatacaCATGATGCTtttgaaaaattgtcaaaattaacTGAATTCAATACATTGTCCAATATTGACGCAATTAAGACAGCAATGCtgaatacaattgaaaaaaaGAGAACAACTCCCCCAAAGATTCCAATACAACTAAATGAAGTGAGTAGATTGCGACGAGTTAGCAAGAAAAATAAGGCGAAATTGAGTAGGTATTTATCAAGGTTGTCTTCCTGTCGGGACAGTCGAACAAGTGTCACGATTGAAGAAGAGGAAGAAAACGATGAAAATGGACATAGAAAGATATCAAAAACACTCAGTGATGCTCCGATCATTTGCAAGAAGCCTGGTCTTGAAAGAAAAATGGCAGTATCGGAAAGAAAAAGGAGGACAAACAAGAGCATAGGAGGACTTGGTGGTTTATCATCACCAAGAGAAGAGGATGAATCCGACGAGTTAGACTCTAGTAATGCTTCGGTGAAACTTAGAACAATTGGCGGACGAAAACGAAAAGATGGTACGTTTCATGATGCTCATGATCACTGGTCAATGAATAGGTGCAATTCTATTCAATCAGACGAAGAAGATGACCAGTTTTATTCAATGGCAAGTTCGTGA
- the LOC139516857 gene encoding cytosolic phospholipase A2-like isoform X5: MNVFGTNSEKKFDPYQVFEVEHRPCLILTVKVVRGKNITHGWYDYVDTPDPYIILNVKTSPEGRRRTETKDNEVNPVWNEEFTFLIDDRETNKLQMILMEANYGNLDQVIGEVYFDLKELPLKTRVNKIFSFNEKSEVEFEFETHFDENPTLRYSLCLCDEEKEFIEHRTEKVMKTMKDLLGDKAPETREETPRIAVIGSGGGFRAMVGMSGVLKALADSKILDCVTFLGGLSGSSWYISTLYSHQDWPTMNPGAMQEELKNNIDSSLLWLLTPLSIKRYIDRILVKRQNGQPVSFTDIFGHLVGETLVKDRLHTKLTDLQDKIAGGAAPMPLMTCVNVKADRSARSFHEWVEFNPFEIGMPKYGTFMKTELFGSKFFMGKLCTEYEEQPLHFLQGIWGSAFCILFKRLLDDNKKLDPVEMIRQEMVKQIEQSREDESSDSSDESDETEVEEKPRSSRQFTFDVPQTNGAKENGQAPKRQTTKRRTKQKGYWNNFLSNILENKRFEVLNTRAGRAGVVHNFMRGLSLTKTFPLSPFTPDTANKDTDDFDGIHELHPTNVKHLYMVDAGLTFNSPFPLVLRPQRAVDIILSFDFSARPGDQSPPFKEILLAEKWARLNKLPFPPIDVTVFDREGMKELYIFKHPTDPHCPVVLHFVLVNIDFREFTKPGVRRTAKEKEFADFDIFDDPATPYSTFNFKYTHDAFEKLSKLTEFNTLSNIDAIKTAMLNTIEKKRTTPPKIPIQLNEVSRLRRVSKKNKAKLSRYLSRLSSCRDSRTSVTIEEEEENDENGHRKISKTLSDAPIICKKPGLERKMAVSERKRRTNKSIGGLGGLSSPREEDESDELDSSNASVKLRTIGGRKRKDGTFHDAHDHWSMNRCNSIQSDEEDDQFYSMASS, from the exons GTAGAACATCGACCATGTTTAATTCTCACCGTCAAAGTCGTCAGAGGCAAAAATATAACACATGGATGGTATGATTAcg TTGATACACCCGACCCTTATATTATACTTAATGTGAAGACCTCACCAGAGGGTCGTCGTCGGACTGAAACAAAGGATAATGAGGTCAATCCGGTATGGAACGAAGAATTCACATTTCTCATTGATGATAGAGAAACTAATAAACTAC AAATGATATTAATGGAGGCTAATTACGGCAATCTTGACCAAGTGATTGGAGAAGTATACTTTGATCTCAAGGAACTTCCATTAAAAACCAGagtcaacaaaatattttcatttaatgag aaaTCTGAAGTAGAATTTGAGTTTGAAACACACTTCGA TGAGAATCCAACTCTGCGATACAGTTTATGTTTATGTGACGAAGAAAAAGAATTCATAGAACACAGAACCGAGAAAGTAATGAAAACAATGAAGGATTTGCTTGGAGATAAAGCACCAGAAACAAGAGAGGAG ACTCCGAGAATCGCTGTTATTGGTTCAGGTGGTGGTTTTAGGGCTATGGTTGGTATGAGTGGTGTCCTCAAAGCCCTAGCAGATTCTAAAATATTGGACTGTGTTACATTTTTAGGTGGACTGTCAGGTTCTTCTTG GTACATCTCTACCTTATATTCACACCAAGACTGGCCAACAATGAACCCTGGTGCTATGCAAGAAGAACTGAAAAACAATATAGATTCTAGTCTTCTATGGTTACTTACGCCATTGAGTATAAAACGTTACATTGATCGGATACTTGTTAAACGTCAAAATGGGCAACCAGTTAGCTTCACGGATATATTTGGACACTTAGTTGGAGAAACATTGGTAAAAGAT AGGTTGCATACAAAACTTACAGACTTGCAAGACAAAATAGCAGGCGGAGCAGCACCAATGCCTTTAATGACATGTGTTAATGTAAAAGCAGATAGATCTGCTAGAAGTTTTCACG AATGGGTCGAATTTAATCCATTTGAAATTGGAATGCCAAAATATGGCACATTTATGAAAACAGAATTGTTCGGAAGTAAATTTTTCATGGGAAAGTTATGTACTGAATACGAAGAACAACCACTGCATTTTTTACAAG GCATTTGGGGCAGTGCCTTCTGCATTTTATTCAAACGTTTATTGGATGACAATAAAAAGCTTGATCCAGTGGAAATGATCAGACAAGAAATGG TTAAACAGATCGAGCAAAGCAGGGAGGATGAAAGTAGTGACAGTAGTGATGAAAGCGATGAAACAGAAGTAGAAGAAAAACCACGGAGTTCTCGTCAGTTTACATTTGACGTACCACAAACTAATGGAGCTAAAGAGAATGGCCAAGCACCAAAACGACAAACCACAAAACGAAGAACTAAACAAAAGGGTTATTGGAATAATTTTCTCAGCAATATTTTGGAAAA CAAACGTTTTGAAGTGTTGAACACCAGAGCAGGGCGAGCTGGTGTAGTACATAATTTCATGAGAGGATTGTCACTTACCAAAACCTTCCCACTGTCTCCTTTTACTCCAGATACTGCAAACAAAGATACTG ATGATTTTGATGGAATCCATGAACTGCATCCAACCAATGTTAAACATTTGTATATGGTTGATGCAGGGTTAACGTTTAACTCACCCTTCCCTCTTGTCCTGAGACCACAGAGAGCTGTAGATATCATTCTATCCTTTGATTTTAGTGCCAGGCCTGGAGATCAGTCACCACCATTTAAG gaAATTCTGCTGGCAGAAAAATGGGCAAGACTTAATAAATTACCTTTCCCGCCAATTGATGTCACCGTGTTTGATAGAGAAGGAATGAAAGAGTTGTACATATTCAAGCATccaactgaccctcattgtccaGTAGTATTACATTTTGTCCTGGTGAATATTGACTTCAGAGAATTCACAAAACCTG GTGTCCGAAGAACAGCGAAGGAAAAAGAATTTGccgattttgacatttttgacgACCCTGCAACACCATATTcaacatttaatttcaaatatacaCATGATGCTtttgaaaaattgtcaaaattaacTGAATTCAATACATTGTCCAATATTGACGCAATTAAGACAGCAATGCtgaatacaattgaaaaaaaGAGAACAACTCCCCCAAAGATTCCAATACAACTAAATGAAGTGAGTAGATTGCGACGAGTTAGCAAGAAAAATAAGGCGAAATTGAGTAGGTATTTATCAAGGTTGTCTTCCTGTCGGGACAGTCGAACAAGTGTCACGATTGAAGAAGAGGAAGAAAACGATGAAAATGGACATAGAAAGATATCAAAAACACTCAGTGATGCTCCGATCATTTGCAAGAAGCCTGGTCTTGAAAGAAAAATGGCAGTATCGGAAAGAAAAAGGAGGACAAACAAGAGCATAGGAGGACTTGGTGGTTTATCATCACCAAGAGAAGAGGATGAATCCGACGAGTTAGACTCTAGTAATGCTTCGGTGAAACTTAGAACAATTGGCGGACGAAAACGAAAAGATGGTACGTTTCATGATGCTCATGATCACTGGTCAATGAATAGGTGCAATTCTATTCAATCAGACGAAGAAGATGACCAGTTTTATTCAATGGCAAGTTCGTGA
- the LOC139516857 gene encoding cytosolic phospholipase A2-like isoform X3 codes for MSFFRLKDITDAIPFPFYWKGWKPQSSPVRKVPSYSVNNRKEEPVLSPRSKEKKMSFSRVFDPYQVFEVEHRPCLILTVKVVRGKNITHGWYDYVDTPDPYIILNVKTSPEGRRRTETKDNEVNPVWNEEFTFLIDDRETNKLQMILMEANYGNLDQVIGEVYFDLKELPLKTRVNKIFSFNEKSEVEFEFETHFDENPTLRYSLCLCDEEKEFIEHRTEKVMKTMKDLLGDKAPETREETPRIAVIGSGGGFRAMVGMSGVLKALADSKILDCVTFLGGLSGSSWYISTLYSHQDWPTMNPGAMQEELKNNIDSSLLWLLTPLSIKRYIDRILVKRQNGQPVSFTDIFGHLVGETLVKDRLHTKLTDLQDKIAGGAAPMPLMTCVNVKADRSARSFHEWVEFNPFEIGMPKYGTFMKTELFGSKFFMGKLCTEYEEQPLHFLQGIWGSAFCILFKRLLDDNKKLDPVEMIRQEMVKQIEQSREDESSDSSDESDETEVEEKPRSSRQFTFDVPQTNGAKENGQAPKRQTTKRRTKQKGYWNNFLSNILENKRFEVLNTRAGRAGVVHNFMRGLSLTKTFPLSPFTPDTANKDTDDFDGIHELHPTNVKHLYMVDAGLTFNSPFPLVLRPQRAVDIILSFDFSARPGDQSPPFKEILLAEKWARLNKLPFPPIDVTVFDREGMKELYIFKHPTDPHCPVVLHFVLVNIDFREFTKPGVRRTAKEKEFADFDIFDDPATPYSTFNFKYTHDAFEKLSKLTEFNTLSNIDAIKTAMLNTIEKKRTTPPKIPIQLNEVSRLRRVSKKNKAKLSRYLSRLSSCRDSRTSVTIEEEEENDENGHRKISKTLSDAPIICKKPGLERKMAVSERKRRTNKSIGGLGGLSSPREEDESDELDSSNASVKLRTIGGRKRKDGTFHDAHDHWSMNRCNSIQSDEEDDQFYSMASS; via the exons GTAGAACATCGACCATGTTTAATTCTCACCGTCAAAGTCGTCAGAGGCAAAAATATAACACATGGATGGTATGATTAcg TTGATACACCCGACCCTTATATTATACTTAATGTGAAGACCTCACCAGAGGGTCGTCGTCGGACTGAAACAAAGGATAATGAGGTCAATCCGGTATGGAACGAAGAATTCACATTTCTCATTGATGATAGAGAAACTAATAAACTAC AAATGATATTAATGGAGGCTAATTACGGCAATCTTGACCAAGTGATTGGAGAAGTATACTTTGATCTCAAGGAACTTCCATTAAAAACCAGagtcaacaaaatattttcatttaatgag aaaTCTGAAGTAGAATTTGAGTTTGAAACACACTTCGA TGAGAATCCAACTCTGCGATACAGTTTATGTTTATGTGACGAAGAAAAAGAATTCATAGAACACAGAACCGAGAAAGTAATGAAAACAATGAAGGATTTGCTTGGAGATAAAGCACCAGAAACAAGAGAGGAG ACTCCGAGAATCGCTGTTATTGGTTCAGGTGGTGGTTTTAGGGCTATGGTTGGTATGAGTGGTGTCCTCAAAGCCCTAGCAGATTCTAAAATATTGGACTGTGTTACATTTTTAGGTGGACTGTCAGGTTCTTCTTG GTACATCTCTACCTTATATTCACACCAAGACTGGCCAACAATGAACCCTGGTGCTATGCAAGAAGAACTGAAAAACAATATAGATTCTAGTCTTCTATGGTTACTTACGCCATTGAGTATAAAACGTTACATTGATCGGATACTTGTTAAACGTCAAAATGGGCAACCAGTTAGCTTCACGGATATATTTGGACACTTAGTTGGAGAAACATTGGTAAAAGAT AGGTTGCATACAAAACTTACAGACTTGCAAGACAAAATAGCAGGCGGAGCAGCACCAATGCCTTTAATGACATGTGTTAATGTAAAAGCAGATAGATCTGCTAGAAGTTTTCACG AATGGGTCGAATTTAATCCATTTGAAATTGGAATGCCAAAATATGGCACATTTATGAAAACAGAATTGTTCGGAAGTAAATTTTTCATGGGAAAGTTATGTACTGAATACGAAGAACAACCACTGCATTTTTTACAAG GCATTTGGGGCAGTGCCTTCTGCATTTTATTCAAACGTTTATTGGATGACAATAAAAAGCTTGATCCAGTGGAAATGATCAGACAAGAAATGG TTAAACAGATCGAGCAAAGCAGGGAGGATGAAAGTAGTGACAGTAGTGATGAAAGCGATGAAACAGAAGTAGAAGAAAAACCACGGAGTTCTCGTCAGTTTACATTTGACGTACCACAAACTAATGGAGCTAAAGAGAATGGCCAAGCACCAAAACGACAAACCACAAAACGAAGAACTAAACAAAAGGGTTATTGGAATAATTTTCTCAGCAATATTTTGGAAAA CAAACGTTTTGAAGTGTTGAACACCAGAGCAGGGCGAGCTGGTGTAGTACATAATTTCATGAGAGGATTGTCACTTACCAAAACCTTCCCACTGTCTCCTTTTACTCCAGATACTGCAAACAAAGATACTG ATGATTTTGATGGAATCCATGAACTGCATCCAACCAATGTTAAACATTTGTATATGGTTGATGCAGGGTTAACGTTTAACTCACCCTTCCCTCTTGTCCTGAGACCACAGAGAGCTGTAGATATCATTCTATCCTTTGATTTTAGTGCCAGGCCTGGAGATCAGTCACCACCATTTAAG gaAATTCTGCTGGCAGAAAAATGGGCAAGACTTAATAAATTACCTTTCCCGCCAATTGATGTCACCGTGTTTGATAGAGAAGGAATGAAAGAGTTGTACATATTCAAGCATccaactgaccctcattgtccaGTAGTATTACATTTTGTCCTGGTGAATATTGACTTCAGAGAATTCACAAAACCTG GTGTCCGAAGAACAGCGAAGGAAAAAGAATTTGccgattttgacatttttgacgACCCTGCAACACCATATTcaacatttaatttcaaatatacaCATGATGCTtttgaaaaattgtcaaaattaacTGAATTCAATACATTGTCCAATATTGACGCAATTAAGACAGCAATGCtgaatacaattgaaaaaaaGAGAACAACTCCCCCAAAGATTCCAATACAACTAAATGAAGTGAGTAGATTGCGACGAGTTAGCAAGAAAAATAAGGCGAAATTGAGTAGGTATTTATCAAGGTTGTCTTCCTGTCGGGACAGTCGAACAAGTGTCACGATTGAAGAAGAGGAAGAAAACGATGAAAATGGACATAGAAAGATATCAAAAACACTCAGTGATGCTCCGATCATTTGCAAGAAGCCTGGTCTTGAAAGAAAAATGGCAGTATCGGAAAGAAAAAGGAGGACAAACAAGAGCATAGGAGGACTTGGTGGTTTATCATCACCAAGAGAAGAGGATGAATCCGACGAGTTAGACTCTAGTAATGCTTCGGTGAAACTTAGAACAATTGGCGGACGAAAACGAAAAGATGGTACGTTTCATGATGCTCATGATCACTGGTCAATGAATAGGTGCAATTCTATTCAATCAGACGAAGAAGATGACCAGTTTTATTCAATGGCAAGTTCGTGA